The Caldicellulosiruptor changbaiensis genome has a segment encoding these proteins:
- a CDS encoding UvrD-helicase domain-containing protein: MPKVSMYTASAGCGKTERIANLYVDLIEQDKALPQEVVAITYTEKAARELKSRIISKARQKNIDIMTISKIQTSHIKTIHSFCMYLLRFFWMRAKVDANFKIVPELNALYYKFIDNYLSVVPIVLDKLPLEKFFIEEYFHLLQGLIEEYSNSAKYIQKAIPLDPEVAYIFDHIAEMLDKEFLKEITYDLILERTAKLLQIPEVKADINSKFKYLIVDEFQDSNFLQKTIFENICENIIYVGDKKQSIYRFQGAEPVVFDEAAETSNIIYELDTNYRTNSALGQKIDAISKILFPNYKPLKYFYSADGFLKIVEILNPTSENRATNEAHFVAKTIKEMVENEFEISIGGAPKRKVKYSDFAILSRKIQSIVHIYKEVFEKYNIPLEINFKRGLLQQREVVPLWGLLNVLQSPCKKSAYMQLLSNPIFGVNQHEALFSTITQLQDLVPDDLKNFISKARESLYIKKLSEILYEFEELFEYSSKVYNIFGKPAYENVRLFYDLVEESASFSVDDLEKFINLQNERLQFGKSLSDSSILMSIHSAKGLSFPIVFLIGLGESTQGPVMRNPKLKGSYNVQYKEYVIAPIWMKDEYKVVKDIANVQDKQELKRLFYVAITRPMAGLFIVNSTVKPVGKKRGGSKSFADEIELSKIIEAAERIGIEYEKIDLKDNEKLEKDFCKSFEVHTKSYLPTTIMADRFENRFRYLSPTHIIDFKNCRALFAFKYIMGLPIFDETNTKLEISQNAKLLGTTIHRVLELTSLDKLDSLNQNIALAMAENGFEDENLIKSLVYNFFNSPFVDSIKNDVVKEESEMPFYLKLGDQIIYGVIDKIYHLPDRVYLLDFKTNLHFDHNKFAMYIPQLFIYTKAILEREPKKDVHSSICWLREGKMFDYKIEDEHLEDVMKTIDEIRGIKTREDVLKLIEESIERKDCTGCDFEFYCKDEQNLNLVRKKLE; this comes from the coding sequence ATGCCGAAGGTATCAATGTATACTGCCTCTGCTGGTTGTGGTAAAACAGAGAGAATTGCAAATTTGTACGTAGATTTGATAGAGCAAGACAAAGCCCTGCCACAGGAGGTAGTGGCAATAACATATACAGAAAAGGCTGCAAGGGAGCTAAAAAGCAGGATAATCTCAAAAGCACGACAGAAAAATATTGACATCATGACAATATCAAAGATTCAAACTTCACACATAAAAACAATACATTCCTTTTGTATGTATCTTTTGAGGTTTTTCTGGATGAGAGCAAAAGTTGATGCAAACTTCAAGATAGTGCCTGAACTGAATGCACTTTATTACAAATTCATAGACAATTATCTTTCGGTTGTTCCAATTGTTTTGGATAAATTACCATTAGAAAAGTTTTTTATTGAAGAGTATTTTCATCTTCTTCAGGGCTTGATTGAAGAGTATTCAAATTCAGCAAAGTACATTCAAAAAGCAATTCCTTTGGACCCAGAGGTTGCCTATATCTTTGACCACATAGCTGAGATGCTGGACAAGGAATTTTTGAAAGAAATTACTTATGACCTAATTTTGGAAAGAACTGCGAAGCTTCTGCAAATTCCTGAGGTCAAAGCCGATATAAATTCTAAATTTAAATACCTTATTGTTGATGAGTTTCAGGACTCAAACTTTTTGCAAAAAACAATCTTTGAAAATATTTGTGAGAACATAATCTATGTTGGTGACAAAAAACAGTCTATTTATCGTTTTCAAGGTGCAGAACCTGTTGTTTTTGATGAGGCGGCAGAAACATCAAACATAATTTATGAGCTTGACACAAACTACAGAACAAATTCAGCTTTAGGTCAAAAGATTGACGCAATTAGCAAAATCCTTTTTCCTAATTACAAGCCTCTTAAATATTTCTACAGTGCAGATGGTTTTTTGAAGATTGTTGAAATTTTAAATCCAACAAGTGAGAATAGAGCTACAAATGAAGCTCACTTTGTTGCAAAGACAATAAAAGAAATGGTAGAAAACGAATTTGAGATAAGCATTGGTGGCGCACCAAAAAGAAAAGTTAAATACTCTGATTTTGCAATTCTTTCAAGAAAAATTCAGAGTATTGTGCACATTTACAAAGAGGTTTTTGAAAAGTATAACATTCCACTTGAGATAAACTTCAAAAGAGGGCTTTTGCAACAAAGAGAAGTTGTACCTCTTTGGGGGCTTTTGAATGTGCTGCAAAGCCCTTGCAAAAAATCAGCTTATATGCAGCTTCTTTCAAACCCGATTTTTGGTGTAAATCAACATGAAGCGCTTTTTAGCACTATAACGCAGTTGCAAGACCTTGTTCCTGATGACTTAAAAAATTTCATCTCAAAGGCACGGGAAAGCCTTTATATTAAAAAACTATCTGAGATTCTGTACGAGTTTGAAGAACTTTTTGAATATAGTTCCAAAGTCTATAATATCTTTGGTAAACCGGCATATGAAAATGTCAGGTTGTTTTACGATTTGGTAGAAGAGAGCGCAAGTTTTTCGGTTGATGATCTGGAAAAATTTATAAATCTTCAGAACGAAAGGCTTCAGTTTGGTAAAAGTTTGAGTGATAGTAGTATTTTAATGAGCATTCATTCGGCAAAAGGATTGAGCTTTCCAATTGTGTTTTTAATCGGGCTTGGTGAGAGTACACAGGGGCCAGTTATGAGAAATCCGAAGCTAAAGGGTAGCTATAATGTTCAATATAAGGAATATGTAATAGCACCTATATGGATGAAGGATGAATATAAGGTGGTAAAAGACATTGCAAATGTTCAGGACAAACAAGAGCTAAAAAGGCTTTTCTATGTTGCAATAACAAGGCCAATGGCAGGACTTTTTATAGTAAATTCAACTGTAAAACCTGTTGGCAAAAAAAGAGGTGGATCAAAGTCATTTGCTGATGAGATTGAACTTTCCAAAATTATTGAAGCAGCAGAGAGAATAGGCATTGAATATGAGAAGATTGATTTAAAAGATAACGAAAAATTGGAAAAAGATTTTTGCAAAAGCTTTGAGGTTCATACTAAATCTTATCTTCCAACCACAATCATGGCAGATAGATTTGAAAACAGGTTCAGGTATCTATCACCTACGCACATAATAGATTTTAAAAATTGCAGGGCACTTTTTGCTTTCAAGTATATAATGGGCTTGCCCATTTTTGATGAGACAAATACAAAACTTGAGATCTCTCAGAATGCAAAACTGCTTGGTACAACCATCCATAGAGTACTTGAACTTACATCGCTTGACAAGTTAGATAGCCTAAATCAAAACATAGCCTTGGCAATGGCTGAGAATGGGTTTGAAGATGAAAATTTAATCAAAAGTCTTGTTTACAACTTTTTTAACAGCCCATTTGTTGATTCAATTAAAAATGACGTAGTAAAAGAAGAGAGCGAAATGCCTTTTTATCTGAAGTTGGGAGATCAAATAATATATGGTGTAATAGACAAGATATATCATCTTCCTGATAGGGTTTATCTTTTGGATTTTAAAACAAACTTACATTTTGACCACAATAAGTTTGCAATGTACATTCCACAGCTATTTATTTACACAAAGGCGATATTAGAAAGAGAACCAAAAAAAGATGTACATTCATCCATATGCTGGCTAAGAGAAGGAAAAATGTTTGACTATAAAATAGAAGATGAACACCTTGAGGATGTTATGAAAACAATTGATGAAATACGAGGTATCAAGACAAGAGAAGATGTTTTAAAGCTCATTGAAGAATCTATAGAAAGAAAAGATTGCACAGGCTGTGACTTTGAATTTTACTGCAAGGATGAGCAAAACTTAAATTTGGTCAGAAAAAAACTTGAATAA
- a CDS encoding anaerobic ribonucleoside-triphosphate reductase activating protein: MLVDFMKISTVDYPKKIAATCFFGGCNFSCPFCYNSQLVNFKGDFMDDSIFFEYLDKRKGIVDAVCITGGEPTLNEKYLTEFIKKIKQRDLLVKLDTNGSRPEVLQKLLKENLLDYVAMDIKAPLRKYPELTGFKDIKKIEESVNLLINSQIDYEFRTTVNKNLHTIEDILEIARWLKNAKLYVIKPYKYTPDVLDSKLCGIQDLEMEYLHQIYNRAKREGINNIKIGGEL; encoded by the coding sequence ATGCTTGTTGATTTTATGAAGATATCAACTGTTGATTATCCGAAAAAGATTGCAGCTACTTGTTTTTTTGGTGGCTGCAATTTTTCGTGTCCATTTTGCTACAACTCCCAGCTTGTAAACTTCAAAGGAGATTTTATGGATGACAGTATATTTTTTGAGTATTTGGACAAAAGAAAAGGTATAGTTGACGCTGTGTGCATCACGGGCGGAGAGCCAACTTTGAATGAAAAGTATCTGACAGAGTTTATAAAAAAGATAAAGCAAAGAGATCTTCTTGTCAAACTTGACACAAACGGTTCAAGACCAGAGGTTTTACAGAAACTTTTGAAAGAAAATCTTTTAGACTATGTAGCAATGGACATAAAAGCACCACTCAGAAAATACCCTGAGCTTACAGGATTTAAAGATATTAAAAAAATTGAGGAATCAGTTAATCTTCTAATAAACTCTCAAATAGACTATGAATTTAGAACAACCGTCAACAAAAATCTTCATACCATTGAGGATATCTTGGAGATTGCAAGGTGGCTTAAAAACGCAAAGCTCTATGTTATAAAGCCTTACAAATACACACCTGATGTTTTAGATAGCAAACTTTGCGGTATACAGGATTTAGAAATGGAATATTTACACCAAATTTATAATCGTGCGAAAAGAGAGGGAATTAATAATATTAAAATTGGTGGAGAGCTTTGA
- a CDS encoding transposase encodes MNIKAQNKKFLKLLFVVKKVTEALTRRIKHNRRGRPRKFNLFQIIACLVYKVKKGIKSFRELEYRINQDTEFKQVVGIEESPDYSYFAKLSRKIEKEYMQDIKDILIAKIEPDMSIAIVDSTPLRSAKNDSEAKIGIHITIGFYRGYKLHLLCTGKEEVIPLFWILTGANEHDSRQEELLYRAWGFGCEIVLADAGYDCSRWFNIANELKVKFVAGINKRNMKDKNNVKNVFRRNNIRFLETEEGKKLYKHRTKIERLFSKLKGEYNLENVRLRRFKNYKRYIDWILITFLFEQLLRKVEGKKFSFAYEWNQ; translated from the coding sequence ATGAATATTAAAGCACAAAATAAGAAATTTTTAAAGCTACTTTTTGTAGTGAAAAAGGTTACTGAAGCTCTGACAAGGAGAATAAAGCACAATAGAAGAGGACGCCCAAGGAAATTTAATTTGTTTCAAATAATAGCTTGTCTGGTTTACAAAGTTAAGAAGGGGATAAAGAGTTTCAGAGAATTAGAATATCGAATAAATCAAGACACAGAGTTTAAGCAAGTAGTAGGTATAGAAGAAAGTCCGGACTATTCATATTTTGCGAAGTTGTCAAGAAAAATAGAAAAAGAATACATGCAAGATATAAAAGACATATTAATAGCTAAGATAGAACCTGATATGAGTATAGCGATAGTAGATTCTACACCTTTGAGAAGTGCCAAAAATGATTCAGAAGCAAAAATAGGTATACATATTACAATAGGATTTTACAGGGGATACAAATTACATCTTTTGTGTACAGGTAAAGAAGAAGTAATACCACTTTTCTGGATTTTAACAGGGGCAAATGAACATGACTCAAGACAAGAAGAGCTTTTATATAGGGCATGGGGCTTTGGCTGTGAGATTGTATTAGCAGATGCGGGATACGATTGTAGCAGATGGTTTAATATAGCAAATGAGCTTAAGGTTAAATTTGTTGCTGGGATAAACAAAAGAAACATGAAAGATAAAAACAATGTTAAGAATGTTTTTAGAAGAAATAACATAAGATTTTTAGAAACTGAAGAGGGCAAAAAGCTATACAAGCATAGAACAAAGATTGAAAGACTATTTAGTAAATTAAAAGGTGAATATAATCTTGAGAATGTAAGGCTCAGGAGGTTTAAGAATTATAAAAGGTATATTGATTGGATACTAATTACTTTTTTGTTTGAGCAACTTCTCAGAAAAGTAGAAGGTAAGAAGTTTTCTTTCGCATATGAATGGAATCAATAA
- a CDS encoding MFS transporter has protein sequence MVISFIQQPLRDTYKNIYLSEGLNYPDDIISLFPTLWSIVTLIFIIFLIPKLKEKNHDTILFWGMLFITISNALILVTKPGAFGFFLMIVVTILGAIGAAIYYSFVDAILANSVDDQRRAHVLSISMFLISLFSMPVGAIAGQCYSFSKLLPFVLATFFTLLCIILIYQKIRRKKNFSSKESHDF, from the coding sequence ATGGTTATTTCTTTTATTCAACAACCTCTTAGAGATACTTATAAGAACATATATCTTAGCGAAGGGCTCAATTACCCAGATGATATTATCTCTCTATTTCCGACTCTGTGGAGTATTGTCACACTTATTTTTATAATCTTTCTCATACCAAAACTGAAAGAGAAAAATCACGATACAATATTGTTTTGGGGTATGCTTTTTATAACCATTTCAAATGCTCTAATTTTAGTAACAAAGCCTGGAGCTTTTGGCTTTTTCCTCATGATAGTTGTCACAATCCTTGGGGCGATTGGGGCTGCAATTTATTACTCATTTGTGGATGCAATCCTTGCAAACTCTGTTGATGACCAAAGAAGGGCACATGTTCTTTCAATTTCAATGTTTTTAATATCTCTTTTTTCAATGCCAGTTGGAGCAATTGCAGGGCAGTGTTATAGCTTTTCAAAACTGCTTCCCTTTGTGCTTGCTACATTCTTTACTTTGCTCTGCATAATCTTGATTTACCAGAAGATCAGAAGAAAAAAGAATTTTTCTTCAAAAGAGAGCCATGATTTTTAG
- a CDS encoding LacI family DNA-binding transcriptional regulator — MPTVKDVAKKAGVSVATVSRVLNNSNKVSEETRQRVLKAIEELGFKPNLLARNFRKDKSNLILVILPTIANAYFARVVKGVEDTARKYDYGILLCTTGNSPEVASEYLKLIERKQVDGAIIASAKIDKDAVLEIDPKKIVQACEFYQFLDTSCVLIDHKKAFFDIVDYLIKKGKKNILCAIGNEGIPSENERKEGYRQALEKNGIEFKEENVIRCSYGWAEIYERLKTLLCTKKYDAVACSSDLMAVGAIKAAKAVGLKIPDEFAVTGFDNIMISRLYEPSITTVAQPMYDIGEKAAEILINSLENPNSFSKEKFILPHEIKTRESA; from the coding sequence ATGCCAACTGTAAAGGATGTTGCAAAAAAGGCAGGAGTTTCTGTTGCAACAGTCTCGAGGGTTTTGAACAATTCAAATAAAGTCTCAGAAGAGACACGCCAAAGAGTACTTAAGGCTATAGAAGAGCTTGGCTTTAAGCCCAACCTTCTTGCAAGAAACTTCCGAAAGGACAAATCAAACCTGATATTAGTTATTTTACCTACTATAGCCAATGCATATTTTGCCCGTGTGGTAAAAGGGGTTGAAGACACTGCAAGAAAGTACGATTATGGAATACTTCTTTGCACAACAGGGAACAGTCCTGAGGTTGCTTCAGAGTATCTGAAGCTCATAGAAAGAAAACAGGTTGACGGGGCAATAATTGCTTCTGCGAAGATTGACAAAGATGCAGTCCTTGAGATTGACCCGAAAAAGATTGTTCAAGCCTGTGAATTTTACCAATTTTTAGACACATCATGCGTACTTATAGACCATAAGAAGGCCTTTTTTGACATTGTAGATTATCTCATAAAAAAAGGAAAAAAGAATATCCTTTGTGCAATAGGAAATGAGGGAATTCCTTCAGAAAATGAGAGAAAAGAAGGCTACAGGCAAGCGCTTGAGAAAAATGGTATAGAGTTTAAAGAAGAAAATGTCATAAGGTGCAGCTATGGCTGGGCAGAGATTTATGAAAGGCTAAAAACTCTTCTTTGCACAAAAAAGTATGACGCAGTAGCGTGTTCATCTGACCTTATGGCAGTGGGAGCAATAAAGGCAGCAAAGGCAGTAGGACTTAAAATACCAGACGAGTTTGCAGTGACAGGGTTTGACAATATTATGATTTCAAGGCTTTATGAGCCAAGCATAACAACAGTTGCTCAGCCAATGTATGACATTGGAGAAAAGGCAGCAGAGATTTTAATAAATAGCTTAGAAAATCCAAATAGCTTTTCAAAAGAAAAGTTTATTCTTCCCCATGAGATAAAAACAAGAGAATCGGCATGA
- a CDS encoding Gfo/Idh/MocA family protein yields the protein MLKVRLGIIGCGSITKHRHAPEAKSNENVDLVAVCDNNLINAEKVAKMFDVPKVYADYETMLNEEKPDAVVVAAPNCIHADATIKALKAGAHVLCEKPMATTIDECKKMVDTAKETGKFLMIAHNQRFNKAHIKAKQIIQSGELGRVLSFKTTFGHGGPESWSSDKPDTWFFHKEKATFGSMGDLGVHKIDLMRFLLGEEFVEAAAFVTTLAKRYPNGELIDVDDNAVCILKTQSGAIGTVTASWTYPGSEDNSTIIYCEKGSITLYGDPRFSMIIRYANGQKAYFELDTMQTNEKQTKSGVMDEFINSILTNTPPKISGEEGLKTMKVVFACFESAKTGKVVKIDY from the coding sequence ATGTTAAAAGTAAGGCTTGGGATAATTGGCTGTGGTTCAATTACAAAGCACAGACACGCACCTGAGGCAAAGTCTAATGAAAATGTTGATCTTGTTGCTGTTTGTGATAATAATTTGATAAATGCAGAAAAAGTAGCAAAGATGTTTGATGTACCAAAAGTGTATGCTGACTATGAGACAATGTTAAATGAAGAAAAACCTGATGCTGTTGTTGTTGCTGCACCTAACTGTATTCATGCAGATGCTACAATAAAGGCTTTGAAAGCAGGGGCACACGTTCTTTGTGAAAAACCAATGGCAACAACTATTGACGAGTGTAAGAAGATGGTGGATACAGCAAAGGAGACAGGAAAGTTTTTGATGATAGCTCACAACCAGAGGTTCAATAAAGCTCATATAAAAGCAAAGCAGATTATTCAAAGTGGTGAGCTTGGCAGAGTTTTAAGCTTTAAAACTACCTTCGGTCATGGTGGACCTGAGAGCTGGAGTTCAGACAAACCCGATACATGGTTTTTCCACAAAGAGAAAGCTACATTTGGCAGCATGGGAGATTTGGGTGTTCACAAGATTGACTTGATGAGGTTCTTACTTGGTGAAGAGTTTGTTGAAGCAGCTGCATTTGTCACAACGCTTGCAAAGAGGTATCCAAACGGAGAGCTAATAGACGTTGATGACAATGCTGTTTGCATCTTAAAAACTCAAAGTGGTGCAATTGGGACTGTGACAGCTTCTTGGACATATCCAGGGAGTGAAGACAATTCAACAATTATATACTGCGAAAAAGGGTCAATCACTCTTTATGGTGACCCAAGGTTTTCGATGATAATAAGGTATGCAAATGGACAGAAAGCATACTTTGAACTTGACACAATGCAGACAAACGAGAAGCAGACAAAGTCAGGTGTTATGGATGAGTTTATAAACTCTATTTTGACGAACACCCCGCCAAAAATTTCTGGTGAAGAGGGACTTAAGACAATGAAGGTTGTTTTTGCATGTTTTGAGTCAGCTAAAACTGGCAAAGTTGTTAAGATTGATTATTAG
- a CDS encoding sugar phosphate isomerase/epimerase family protein, whose protein sequence is MKLGFLTACLPNMKLDDLVVWAKGVGFEMLEVACWPVKNTRDYSSTTLDVANLTKDEAERIKRLFEQNNMQISSLAYYDNNLHPDLVIRKSYHDHLKKVIDAANLLGVKYVGTFVGRNYNKTIKENFDEFEIVFKEILEYAKEKGVSIIIENCPMPGWNPNGGWMGTISYSPELWEEMFSRLPYDNFGLNLDPSHLLWLGIDPVSVIKEFKGKIFHVHAKDTQILKDKLNKFSIFGSQIQRKNAWDMGYWVYRMPGRGEIDWKAFLKELKQNGYSFVVSIEHEDPEYEGTEEKVKEGLRLGFEYLKGVLDKI, encoded by the coding sequence ATGAAACTTGGATTTTTGACAGCGTGCCTTCCAAATATGAAGTTAGATGATTTGGTTGTATGGGCAAAAGGTGTTGGATTTGAAATGTTAGAGGTTGCATGCTGGCCTGTGAAAAACACAAGAGACTACTCGAGCACAACCTTAGATGTTGCAAACCTTACAAAAGATGAAGCAGAAAGAATCAAAAGACTTTTTGAGCAGAACAATATGCAAATTTCTTCTCTTGCATACTATGACAACAACCTGCACCCTGACCTTGTGATAAGAAAATCTTACCATGATCATTTAAAAAAGGTGATTGATGCAGCAAATCTTCTTGGTGTCAAGTATGTCGGGACCTTTGTTGGGAGAAACTATAACAAGACAATCAAGGAAAACTTTGATGAGTTTGAGATTGTGTTTAAAGAGATTTTGGAGTATGCAAAGGAAAAAGGAGTTTCTATTATAATAGAAAACTGCCCAATGCCAGGCTGGAACCCAAATGGTGGATGGATGGGGACAATATCATACTCACCTGAGCTTTGGGAGGAGATGTTCTCAAGGCTTCCGTATGACAATTTTGGTTTGAACCTTGACCCGTCACACCTTCTTTGGCTTGGGATTGACCCTGTTTCGGTCATAAAAGAGTTCAAAGGCAAAATATTCCATGTCCATGCAAAGGATACTCAGATTTTGAAAGACAAGCTCAATAAATTTTCGATTTTTGGTAGCCAAATTCAAAGGAAAAATGCTTGGGATATGGGCTACTGGGTATACAGAATGCCAGGTCGTGGCGAGATTGATTGGAAAGCATTTTTGAAAGAGCTAAAACAAAACGGCTACAGCTTTGTTGTAAGCATAGAACATGAGGACCCAGAATATGAGGGGACTGAAGAAAAAGTAAAAGAGGGATTGAGGCTTGGGTTTGAGTATTTGAAGGGAGTACTTGATAAAATTTAA
- the amrA gene encoding AmmeMemoRadiSam system protein A produces the protein MVGYLLPHPPILIDKIGNGEEKKCQATLEALEKVTDEILEYKPDVVVVISPHAPIFSDVFFLNDKPTIEGSLTRWGVRGVEFKFHNNLKIVEDIAKMSKKEGLSVGFVTDKIERRYGISRELDHGAMVPLYFVTKKYRDFELIHTAYCMVDDIKLYRYGMIIRKALEKHGKRSLIIASGDLSHKLKEDGPYGFAKEGVEFDKLLVDLLQKSDIKGLYDIEPEFYERAAECGFRSIKVLIGAFDGYEVESKVYSYEGPFGVGYCVAGFYQKGSTTSLLDEIAIKKEQRLKKIRENEDEYIRLARESLEYYVKHRRYMDYIPDYVTERMLKERAGVFVSIKKDGNLRGCIGTIYPTQENIAKEIIRNAVAAGFHDPRFEEVTEDELDSLVYDVDILSTPEKVTSRSELDPKKYGVIVKKGVRQGLLLPDLEGVDTVQQQLRIACQKAGIDYDREDFEIERFTVERHK, from the coding sequence ATGGTAGGATATTTGTTGCCACATCCACCAATTCTAATTGACAAAATTGGAAACGGAGAAGAGAAAAAATGTCAGGCAACTTTAGAAGCATTGGAAAAAGTGACAGATGAGATTTTAGAGTACAAGCCTGATGTAGTTGTTGTTATATCACCGCATGCGCCTATCTTTTCAGATGTCTTCTTTTTAAATGACAAGCCTACCATTGAAGGTAGCCTTACAAGATGGGGTGTGCGGGGAGTTGAATTTAAGTTCCACAATAACCTAAAAATAGTTGAAGATATAGCAAAGATGAGCAAAAAAGAGGGTTTGAGCGTTGGATTTGTGACAGACAAGATTGAGAGAAGATATGGAATTTCACGTGAGCTTGACCATGGTGCAATGGTCCCACTGTATTTTGTAACCAAAAAATATAGAGACTTTGAACTCATTCACACAGCGTACTGTATGGTTGATGATATAAAACTGTATAGGTATGGAATGATAATAAGAAAAGCTCTTGAAAAGCATGGAAAAAGAAGTTTAATTATTGCTTCTGGTGACCTTTCACACAAGCTGAAAGAGGACGGTCCTTATGGGTTTGCTAAAGAAGGTGTTGAATTTGACAAGCTATTGGTTGATCTTTTGCAAAAAAGTGACATAAAGGGTCTTTATGATATAGAACCTGAATTTTATGAAAGAGCTGCAGAGTGTGGTTTTAGGTCAATAAAGGTGTTAATTGGGGCATTTGACGGCTATGAGGTAGAATCGAAAGTTTACTCTTATGAAGGACCGTTTGGAGTAGGATACTGTGTTGCCGGATTTTACCAAAAAGGTTCTACAACATCCCTTCTTGATGAGATAGCTATTAAAAAAGAACAAAGACTCAAAAAAATCAGAGAAAATGAAGATGAGTATATAAGACTTGCAAGAGAGAGCTTGGAGTACTATGTAAAGCACAGAAGGTATATGGATTATATACCAGATTATGTTACAGAACGGATGCTAAAAGAAAGAGCAGGGGTTTTTGTGTCAATTAAAAAGGATGGAAATTTGAGAGGATGTATAGGCACAATTTATCCTACCCAAGAAAACATTGCAAAAGAAATAATCCGAAATGCTGTTGCAGCGGGTTTTCATGACCCAAGGTTTGAAGAGGTCACAGAAGATGAGCTTGATTCTCTCGTGTATGATGTTGATATTTTGAGCACACCTGAGAAGGTGACATCAAGGTCGGAGCTTGACCCCAAAAAGTATGGTGTAATAGTCAAAAAGGGTGTGAGACAGGGGCTTTTGCTTCCTGATTTAGAGGGTGTTGACACTGTTCAGCAGCAGCTCAGGATTGCCTGCCAAAAGGCTGGGATTGACTATGACAGAGAAGATTTTGAGATAGAAAGGTTTACAGTTGAAAGGCACAAGTAA
- the amrS gene encoding AmmeMemoRadiSam system radical SAM enzyme, with the protein MVEARYYEKLENKKVRCKLCPHGCVILPGNTGFCRARQNVDGKLYSLNYGYISSIAFDPIEKKPLYHFYPGSSILSIGTFGCSFKCLHCQNYEISQLTPNVFEVDTERLIELAKKDKDCIGIAFTYNEPTIWFEYVLDVAKRFKEEGFKTVLVTNGYLNEEPLLELLEVIDAANIDLKAFNDEFYKKVCRGDLESVKRFIEICSQKIHIEITTLIIPTLNDSEEEIENLAKWLSSIDDRIPLHLTRYFPRYKMTLPPTPKETLFKLREIAKKYLMYVYLGNI; encoded by the coding sequence ATGGTAGAAGCAAGGTATTATGAAAAATTGGAAAATAAAAAGGTAAGGTGTAAGCTCTGTCCGCATGGGTGTGTGATTTTGCCTGGCAATACTGGTTTTTGCAGGGCAAGACAAAATGTTGATGGCAAGCTCTACTCATTAAACTATGGATATATATCTTCAATTGCGTTTGACCCGATAGAGAAAAAGCCACTTTATCACTTTTACCCTGGTTCAAGTATACTTTCAATAGGAACATTTGGATGTTCATTTAAATGCTTGCACTGCCAAAACTATGAGATTTCCCAGCTTACTCCCAATGTATTTGAAGTTGATACAGAACGTTTAATTGAGCTTGCGAAGAAAGACAAAGACTGTATTGGCATTGCATTTACCTACAATGAACCGACAATTTGGTTTGAATATGTCTTAGATGTTGCAAAGAGGTTTAAAGAAGAGGGGTTTAAAACTGTCCTTGTCACAAATGGGTATTTAAATGAAGAGCCACTTTTGGAACTTCTTGAGGTCATTGATGCTGCAAACATCGATTTGAAGGCCTTCAATGATGAGTTTTACAAGAAGGTGTGCAGGGGTGATTTGGAAAGTGTCAAGAGGTTTATTGAAATCTGTAGCCAAAAGATTCACATTGAGATAACAACGCTTATAATTCCAACCTTAAACGATTCTGAAGAAGAGATAGAAAATCTTGCAAAGTGGCTTTCTTCAATTGACGATAGGATTCCTTTGCATTTGACCAGGTATTTCCCGAGATATAAAATGACTTTGCCACCAACGCCAAAAGAGACGTTATTTAAACTCAGAGAAATTGCAAAGAAATATTTGATGTATGTATATTTAGGAAATATCTAA